A single uncultured Methanolobus sp. DNA region contains:
- a CDS encoding SprT family zinc-dependent metalloprotease has protein sequence MTVANYEKRSLTYGKKTIEYQLFYARRKTLEIAVHPDNTIIVKAPLDSEITLIEKKIHKRARWILKQLDYFRQFIPKTPERVYISGETHLYLGKQYRLKVTKGQENSVKLSRGIFQVICHDEPKPEIVKKLMKKWYLDKAKVQFSKSFERCWPKFNSMGFSKPSISVKTMQKRWGSLSEKGTITLNTELIKAPKECIDYVIIHELCHLKHHDHSSEYYKMLDSFMPDWEKIKHKLELSMA, from the coding sequence ATGACCGTGGCAAATTACGAAAAGCGGTCATTAACATATGGTAAAAAAACCATTGAATACCAGCTCTTTTACGCCAGAAGAAAAACACTGGAAATCGCAGTTCATCCTGACAATACAATAATTGTAAAAGCGCCTCTTGATTCTGAAATAACACTGATCGAAAAAAAGATACATAAAAGAGCAAGGTGGATATTAAAACAGCTTGATTATTTCCGGCAATTCATTCCAAAAACACCAGAGAGAGTTTACATTAGTGGGGAGACACATCTGTATCTTGGAAAACAATACCGTTTAAAAGTCACTAAGGGACAGGAAAATAGCGTAAAACTGTCCCGAGGGATTTTTCAGGTTATCTGCCACGATGAACCAAAACCGGAAATCGTAAAAAAACTCATGAAAAAATGGTATCTGGATAAGGCAAAGGTCCAGTTCTCTAAAAGTTTTGAGAGATGCTGGCCAAAGTTTAATTCCATGGGCTTCAGTAAACCTTCTATTTCTGTAAAAACGATGCAAAAAAGATGGGGAAGCCTGTCAGAAAAAGGCACCATAACACTAAATACAGAACTTATCAAAGCTCCTAAAGAATGCATTGATTATGTGATAATCCATGAACTCTGTCATTTAAAGCATCATGACCATAGTTCTGAGTACTACAAAATGCTTGATTCATTCATGCCGGACTGGGAAAAGATTAAACATAAACTTGAACTCAGCATGGCTTAA
- a CDS encoding cysteine desulfurase, which translates to MYDVLSVREDFPVLKEVIYLDNAATTQTPVQAVYAMQEFFFKYAANHGRGAHRLARETTNHYEDARESVASFLNIDADKTIFTKNATESINIVSLGFQWKKGDHVIVTLVEHHSNLLPWMRLRDIGVEVTVVDADITGVVDPEAIRSAIKDNTRLIAVNHVSNVFGSIQDVEKITRIAKQAGVKILVDGSQSAGNLSINMRSLDPDFFVCPGHKGLLGPQGTGVLYIKEPDVIEPLFLGGGMVSSVTKETFKMEPSPAKFEAGTPNISGVIGLGRAVEYVAELGVDSIQKHELELAREAASRLADIEGVEVYGPEKRAGVVPFNVIGMNAHDVAMILDQTKGICVRSGYHCAMPGVSSLGVNGTVRASFGLYNTEDELESLVKTVSDITALV; encoded by the coding sequence ATGTATGATGTTCTCAGTGTCAGGGAAGATTTTCCCGTATTGAAAGAAGTTATCTATCTTGACAACGCAGCCACTACTCAGACTCCGGTCCAGGCTGTATATGCAATGCAGGAATTTTTTTTCAAATATGCGGCAAATCATGGCCGTGGAGCCCACAGACTTGCAAGAGAAACTACTAATCACTATGAGGATGCAAGAGAATCAGTGGCATCTTTCCTGAATATTGATGCTGACAAAACTATCTTCACAAAGAATGCTACAGAAAGCATCAATATCGTTTCCCTGGGATTCCAATGGAAAAAAGGAGATCATGTTATTGTAACACTTGTAGAGCATCATTCCAACCTGCTTCCATGGATGCGCCTGAGGGATATAGGTGTTGAAGTAACGGTTGTTGATGCTGACATTACAGGTGTTGTTGACCCTGAAGCCATTCGAAGCGCTATAAAAGATAATACCAGGCTCATAGCTGTGAATCATGTTTCAAACGTATTCGGTTCTATACAGGACGTTGAAAAGATAACCAGAATTGCAAAGCAGGCAGGTGTAAAGATACTTGTGGACGGTTCACAGTCCGCAGGAAATCTGTCTATTAATATGAGATCTCTGGATCCTGATTTCTTTGTCTGTCCGGGGCATAAGGGCTTGCTTGGTCCTCAGGGAACTGGTGTTCTGTACATAAAAGAGCCGGATGTTATCGAACCATTATTCCTTGGTGGCGGAATGGTTAGCTCTGTAACAAAGGAAACCTTCAAGATGGAACCAAGTCCTGCAAAGTTTGAGGCGGGGACTCCTAATATTTCCGGGGTTATAGGTCTTGGGCGAGCAGTGGAATATGTTGCAGAACTGGGTGTAGATTCCATTCAGAAACATGAGCTTGAGCTTGCCAGAGAGGCAGCTTCACGTCTTGCTGATATTGAAGGTGTCGAGGTCTATGGTCCGGAAAAAAGAGCTGGGGTTGTACCATTCAATGTTATTGGTATGAATGCGCACGATGTTGCAATGATACTTGACCAGACCAAAGGAATATGTGTCAGGAGCGGTTACCACTGTGCAATGCCGGGAGTTTCCAGCCTTGGTGTCAATGGTACTGTGAGGGCATCTTTTGGATTGTACAATACGGAAGATGAGCTTGAATCTCTTGTAAAAACCGTTTCGGACATAACTGCACTTGTATAA
- a CDS encoding ORC1-type DNA replication protein — translation MSKDMLLWDETIFSNGEVLEFDYLPEYFEHRDSQMQALRFSLKPALRGMRPVNCLVKGPPGTGKTTAVMKIFNEVKEYTDNVAFVKVNCQMDSTRFAVVSRIYEQLVHITPPSSGISFRRLFEKVIKYLLDSNKTLVVALDDINYLFPEGHADEVMYSLLRAHEQYPGARISVIAIISDVGIPYSFDPRVGSVFLPEEIAFPRYEMSEIADIIANRVKHAFFKDVVSDAALDKVVTYVDRTGDLRIGIDLLKRSGLNAERRASRTVSVEDVDKAYEASRLLHLCRNIKSLSDHEKTLLGLIAKDSSLATGELYKSFHEITGLGYTRFYEIIEKMHVSKLIDADFSGKGMRGRTRYVAPAYDSQDILKCLE, via the coding sequence TTGAGCAAAGACATGCTTTTGTGGGATGAAACAATTTTCAGCAACGGTGAGGTACTTGAATTTGATTACCTGCCGGAGTATTTTGAACACAGGGATTCCCAGATGCAGGCGCTTCGTTTTAGCCTGAAACCTGCTCTTAGGGGTATGCGTCCGGTTAATTGTCTTGTAAAAGGTCCTCCTGGCACTGGAAAAACCACTGCTGTGATGAAGATTTTCAATGAGGTAAAAGAGTATACTGATAATGTTGCTTTTGTGAAGGTAAACTGTCAGATGGATTCTACTAGATTTGCTGTAGTTTCCAGAATTTATGAACAATTGGTTCACATCACTCCACCATCATCTGGAATTTCCTTTCGCAGACTTTTCGAGAAAGTGATTAAGTATCTGCTTGATTCAAACAAGACTCTTGTTGTAGCTCTGGATGATATCAATTATCTTTTTCCTGAAGGACATGCAGATGAGGTCATGTACTCACTTTTAAGAGCGCATGAACAATATCCCGGGGCAAGGATTTCTGTAATCGCCATAATCAGTGATGTTGGTATTCCTTACAGTTTTGATCCGCGTGTAGGCTCGGTATTTCTCCCAGAGGAAATTGCATTTCCAAGATATGAGATGTCCGAGATTGCTGATATTATAGCCAACCGTGTGAAACATGCTTTTTTTAAGGATGTTGTGTCCGATGCGGCTCTTGATAAGGTTGTCACTTATGTGGACAGGACGGGAGACTTAAGGATCGGTATCGATCTTCTGAAACGTTCAGGTCTTAATGCGGAGCGAAGGGCAAGCCGCACGGTTTCTGTTGAAGATGTTGACAAAGCCTATGAAGCTTCAAGGCTCCTGCACCTGTGTCGCAATATCAAGTCACTCTCGGATCATGAGAAGACATTACTTGGTTTAATTGCAAAGGATAGCAGTCTTGCAACCGGCGAGCTTTACAAATCATTCCATGAGATCACAGGTCTTGGTTACACCCGTTTCTATGAGATCATCGAGAAGATGCATGTCTCAAAGCTTATTGATGCAGATTTTTCAGGCAAGGGCATGCGTGGAAGAACCAGGTATGTAGCACCTGCTTATGATTCACAAGATATACTCAAATGTCTTGAGTGA